The window tgaactttttttttatatcaaatcaTCTACAATCCGATTCACACTGTTTTTATCTTTAGCTTCTATTAgtgttaaagttttataatgtctttgataaaaaatgttactatcTTTACAAAAAGAGAAGATTTTTACCAATGTCAACTTATGTCAAAGTACAACAAAGAATGGGGTgagtactttaaaaattatttgaacaaaGATTGACAtgaaactgattttttattcTATGAAAATGTcagtaaaatattaattacgACTTTTCAAGCTTTCGCAGAGGCGAACTAGCCAATTAAAGTTCAAGTTTCGAAGTTCATATAATCATAATAGAAAGTTTTGTCACGTGATTTTTTAttacggcaaaaaaaaattgtttctaaaaaagttcGTCCAAAAAATGCAAGAAATAATTTTCTATAGGTGTTAATCAATTAAAACCTGCCCACGAGAATATATTTGAAACTTTCTCAGGCTACTAAAATTACAAGCAGATTTTCCCCTGGAAATGAAATGGTTGAATCGCctgaaaagcaaaaaatagcTCTAGCTTGAAATGGCGAGCGTAACCCTACAGGACTTCGCTCAAGCTATGCTTCGTAAGCTTTGCAAAAATATGGCTCATAATAGTACAGCCTAACAGTCAATGAAATAGCTAATATGTCTACATTTGGCGCGTTATTGAATGATTCAAGATTGAGGAGCTCTTTATGGGATTTTGCCAACCTATATAGTTTGCTGATGTTGTCATCAAGAGcgcaactttttaaaactatttgatagatattttgTTTCAACTTAGTCTGTTGATTTGGAGTTGTATGGGCCAAAATTTCAATGGGTTGTCTAACTTGTCTGGAAGTTTCCATTAATTGCAGATCTTAATAAGGGAAAAAATGAAAGCGGGAAATTTACGTACAGAGCCGCAATCATAATCTCAACTTGGTAGCacaagtttttgttaaaaaccaaacagtgatcaaaaatataaaaattctaattcaaTGACTCACTGCATTTCCCCGTAGGTTTCCAAAACACCAaggatgttttaaaaaattttgcacttcagaaaatatataaagtggAGCATCATTGCGGCTACTTTGCCCTACTTGCTGGATTTGAGGATCTAGCAAGTGGGGTAAAGTGGCCGCAACAATGTCAAAGTGGCCGTATTACCAATTACTTCAATTACAAGCAACTATTCTTCCACCATCAGTTTTATAGaggttttctaaaaatatttggaCAATTGAGCCCAAAAAAGGTCAGAAGCACCGGCTTGTTTGACAAATTAGGGATTTCGCGCATGATCTTTACCATAATTGAGGAAGCTAATACAGCACTACAAGGTGAacagatattattttgtttttaagtgatttatttaaaaaaaacttttttaataaaagtataatattagatttttattgaaaaacatttaaggcataaagtttaatttttgccAAGCAGAAAAACCATCAACGTGTTGAAAGAGTTGTTAAATGAAACCCGGTGTAACGCTCACTTCAAAGACATAAGGGATGTGGCTGTTATAGCAGCAGAATCTAGTTTACTTGAAGAGCTGGATATGCGACGAAAACGTAAAACTCTATCACGGTTCACTGGAAGCCGTGTTCTAAACTTTGCTAAAACTCCAAAGGAACAATACCGCCAGTTTTAATTACCGCcagttttaatatgttttagcGTGATTTTATATATTGAGAAGACGTGGTGCAGCGGTAGCACACTAGTCTCAGAAACAAATAATCCGTGGTTCAAACTCCACCTTTGGGCACATTTTGCGACaccggttaggaaggaggcgtgaacttccaattaaatgctcatccacggtgctctgtgataagacttcttggggcacctaaataaaaattaaaaaaaaacatctggaTTGTGTCATAACGGGATTTGAAAACCAACTTGAACCGACGCAAACCACTGATGTCAACAAATTTATCATTGGTCAGTGTTTGAATGTAGGATTTATTGACGCCTTCtataaaaatgactttgaaGATTATGGAAAGCTTAAGCTACATTGCATTATATGTTTGTGGATAATACTAAACTCAAGAACATCCGACTatgataatgtttttaaatctgttttaaacGTGGTTGTCGACCATGATCATGTTCTCTGCcaaattttttccattaatttccaagttggtaaaaaatttattatgcatGACTGTCACATCCTGTACGCGTGAATAATCTTCTTCCTGTCTTTGTAGGTTCAAGACTTATTTGCTTTCTATGATGTTTCAAAAGCGATTTAATCATCTTGCTCTTTTGAGTTCCCATCACTAAATTGCCTACACTCTTGATGTCGATTTGATTTAAAAGTAACGTAATATTAACGAAAATAAATTAGTTGCGATTTggtctatatttatatatatatatatatatatatatatatatatatatatatatatatatatatatatatatatatatatatatatatatatatatataacaagcaGACACCTGCATAAACCTATTGTCTTTTCACAGCATGTTTAACTGGCTTGATAATGTCATCACCGAAGATGAAAAATTGGTACTCTACGTAAACCACACCAAGGACCATCAATGGCTAGGCCATAACATTGGACGCAGTTCCCAGTTTCCAGTACATAATGCGCGGCATTATGTAATGGAAACTGCTTCCACTCAACACCACAATTACAACAGCAACCTACTGTGTTTCAAGCAGTACTCTTAAAAAATGCCTGGCACACGACAAAGTTTACTTCCTCTGTGACAACGCCTGTCTTCACATAAACTAACGCGGTTTAGCTAGAAAAATGTTACCTCATTCAACTTACTCAAGCTAAtcaatttcacaaaatttttattctagaaCTAATTTCAAGTTTAAATATCAATTAAGGCTTCCAAATAGTCGCACAACTGTCATACGACTATTTGGTCCTGCAATAGTTGTGTACCACGAACtaatttttccattaaattacaaatttataattgctttttttttttgaaaaatttgtttgcatTGTTTTGTGTCAATCAATAAAGTTATAGCACTGCGCGCCAAAATGGAATCAGCCAATCATATTTTAGGGTCGTGGGGCAATTTTAATATCATTAGgttaatattttcttacatactttaaaaaaattaagtctgTATCGATGTCAAATATCATGTTTAAAAAGGAATAGAAATAAGCCATAAATATGTTATCTACgaagtattattatattataagtatattcTACAAACTATAAGTacaattgcaatttttttaaatgatgagtTTTTTTCAGCTTAGAAAGAtaccataatataaaaactaaccAAACAAGATTTccaataacaaatataacaatgaaaatataaaatatattagtttcatTCTTTGAAATAGCATATCTACCTTCTGGAGGAAAAGAAGAAACATATGTAGGATAGAATGTCACTTCACACACATTTAAACAAATGAAAGCAAAACAAAACCATACATACCAATCCAGTAGGGTATTATATGGTAAAACAGGTAAAGCAGATGATACCACAAATTTATATGCAACAGCAGTTAATAGTAGAGTAAGTGTGATAGACAACCTTGAGCTTGTATCCATTTTACTCCCATCTTCATTTAAACCGAAGTTAACTAATGACAGACAGGAAATCACAGCAATTGGAATCATTGTGTTGCTGATGTAAGAACGAGAACGACGACTGAGTAAAATGCTAAACGTTATTCTGGGATACTCATAACCTGATGATGACTCACTTCTATCGCTTTTGCTTACAATTCCAAACATTGTTtcattaaatactattttaaaagcTCCATCATGTTGAAAACTTCgacataaaaatttacttgtaTATTCAATATTATGAATAAGAACTACACCGGAACATGGCCGATTTACTGTTAGTAtgatatttaataattgttCATCAAAAGGGAACATTTTCAGCTCCATTCCTTTTGAAAATGTAGCTttggcttttatttttaatgtgtaaTCATATAATAACTTAGAATCAACTGATCGTGATGATAATGAATAACTGTTGTAAGTTTCCTTTGATTCTTCtgatttaatattcaaaaagtcCACATGCTccataatattcaaaatttgtaaatattcatTAACATATAGAGGATCGGATAAAGTACTTATGTCACGAAGGCGCAGTTCACAATAAACAGACGCAACAAATGATTGACCGACTGTATCAATTTCATCTAAATTTAACAAAGTGCATCGACAATGTACATATATTGGAGATGAAAAGAAAGCATATCCAAGCaagtttttattatcattatatgaGTTTTTAACAATGTTAACATTAAAATCTGCTTCAAGAGATTCCTCAACTTCCCATTCATATCCTTCTAATTTATCAACTTTACAGTACACAGCTTCATCTGTTACTTTGCTAATTCGCCACATTCCACCAAATTTTGATTGCTTcaaacataatatattattattgctataccaatc is drawn from Hydra vulgaris chromosome 07, alternate assembly HydraT2T_AEP and contains these coding sequences:
- the LOC105843837 gene encoding gamma-aminobutyric acid receptor subunit beta-1 isoform X2, translated to MIYSNNQSDSEKAFKWHSRILQSEIVNQYSGEMFLRIVLETPISKNLQIDWYSNNNILCLKQSKFGGMWRISKVTDEAVYCKVDKLEGYEWEVEESLEADFNVNIVKNSYNDNKNLLGYAFFSSPIYVHCRCTLLNLDEIDTVGQSFVASVYCELRLRDISTLSDPLYVNEYLQILNIMEHVDFLNIKSEESKETYNSYSLSSRSVDSKLLYDYTLKIKAKATFSKGMELKMFPFDEQLLNIILTVNRPCSGVVLIHNIEYTSKFLCRSFQHDGAFKIVFNETMFGIVSKSDRSESSSGYEYPRITFSILLSRRSRSYISNTMIPIAVISCLSLVNFGLNEDGSKMDTSSRLSITLTLLLTAVAYKFVVSSALPVLPYNTLLDWYVWFCFAFICLNVCEVTFYPTYVSSFPPEGRYAISKNETNIFYIFIVIFVIGNLVWLVFILWYLSKLKKTHHLKKLQLYL